The genomic region GAAGTCGGCAAGCGATGCGCGACCGGCTATCAAATCGCTCATGTGCACATCGTGCGCCTCAAACCCGGCCTTGTCGAAGGCGTAAGCCATTTCGAGGTGTGAATTGACGCCCTGTTCGCGGAGAATGGCCACCTTGGGTCGTGCGCCTGCCGCGATGTACGGCGCGCTGATGTCCTCCGCGGGATCAAACGACAGATGCGGACACATGCCTGGATCGGCGGCATCGAGCAGGCTGTTGTATTCGGAATCCGCACAGACGGGATTGTCGCGCAATCTGGAGATGCGCCAGGAAACCTCCGACCAACTGCGCTGCAATTCGACGCGCGTCGCAGCGTAGAGTTTTGCTCCCGCATAATAAAGCTCCACAGCATCGGATTTGTTCAGGGTCCCAATTTCATGGCTGCAATCCGCCAGGCCATGTTTTACCAGAACTTGCTCCACGTTTGCGCGGTCCGATTCCCGGATTTGAATGACGGCGCCCAATTCCTCGGAAAACAAACCCGGCAGGATTTGAGCCGGAGCGGAGCCGACCGCGATTTTATCCAGGCTCAGTGAAACTCCCACATGCCCGGCAAACGACATTTCGCAGACCGTGGCAAAAAGGCCGCCGTCGGAGCGGTCGTGATAGGCCAGGATCTTGTTTTCCGTATTGAGCTTTTGGATCGCGTCGAAAAATTGTTTCAGGTCCGTTGCATTATCGGCATCTGGAGTTTCATTGCCGATCTGTTGCGTGACCTGCGCAAGAATGCTCGCCCCAAGGCGATTTTTGCCACGGCCCAGATCGATGAGGATCAGTAGCGTTCCGTTCTCAACCCGAAGTTGTGGAGTGAGATGGCGGCGCACGTCCTTTACCGGAGCAAAGGCTGAAACGATCAAGGAAACCGGAGCTGTCACTTCCTTCGCCTGTTTGCCATCGTTCCATTGCGTGCGCATGGAAAGCGAGTCCTTGCCGACCGGAATTGAAATCCCGAGCGCCGGACAAAATTCCATTCCCACCGTTTTCACGGTGTCGAACAGTTTTGCGTCCTCGCCCGGCGTGCCGCAGGCCGCCATCCAGTTGGCAGACAATTTTATTTTATCCAATGATTCGATGGGCGCTGAAGCAATGTTGGTGAGGGCTTCGCCGATGGCCATGCGCGCGGACGCTGGGGCATTGATGACAGCCAGGGGCGTGCGCTCGGAGATGGTCATGGCCTCGCCTCGCCAGCCCTTGTAACTCATCGCGGCAATCGCGCAGTCCGCCACCGGCGTCTGCCAGGGACCGACCATGGGGTCGCGCACCGACAAGCCGCCGACGGTCCGGTCGCCGATGGTAATCAAAAATGATTTGCTGCCCACGGTCGGGTGCCGCAATACAGCGGCGGCGACTTTCTCCAGTTCCAGCCCGTCAAGGTTTATGGGTGGAAATTTTTCCGCAATATGCGTGGCGTTGCGCTGCATGCGCGGGGGTTTGCCCAACAAAACTTCCATCGGCATATCGACCGGATGCGGCGCGGGCGGGCCGGCATCTTCCAGCAACTGCAGTTGCAGTTTCTTTGTGGCAGTACCCACAACCGACATGGGGCAACGCTCCCGTTCGCAGATGCGTTGAAAAAGTTCCAGGCTTTCCGGGGGAATGGCCAGGACATAACGCTCCTGAGCCTCGTTGCTCCAGATTTCCTTCGGGCTCAGACCGCTTTCTTCCAGGGGAACCTTGCGCAGATGGAAACAGGCACCACGGTTGGCTCCATGGACTAGTTCTGGAAATGCATTCGATAATCCGCCGGCGCCGACATCGTGAATGCTCAGGATTGGATTTTTTTCGTTCAAGGTCCAGCAGGCATTGATGACTTCCTGCGCGCGCCGCTGGATTTCGGGGTTGCCACGCTGCACAGAATCAAAATCGAGCTCGGCGGTGTTCGAGCCGGAGGTCATGGAACTTGCCGCGCCGCCGCCCATGCCGATTCGCATGCCCGGCCCGCCTATCTGGATTAGCAGTGTGCCTTCCGGCAGGTCCTCAGATTTAAACGTGTTCAGGTCGGTAATGTTCCCGATTCCGCCCGCGATCATGATGGGCTTGTGGTATCCAAACACTCTTCCCGCCACGTTTTGTTCGTACACGCGGAAGTAACCGCCCAGCACTGGGCGCCCGAATTCGTTGTTGAAAGCCGCGCCACCGAGGGGGCCGTCGATCATGATTTGCAGCGGTGTGGAAATGCGGTCCGGCTGGCCGTAGCGCCCAGTTTTTTTCTGGGCGTGGGGCTTGGTTGTATCAGCGGCATTTTCCCAAGACTCGACAGCGTTCGGCAGATATAAGTTTGAAACGGTAAAGCCTGTCAGCCCGACCTTGGGTTTGGCGCCGCGCCCCGTCGCTCCCTCGTCACGGATCTCGCCGCCCGCGCCGGTGGAAGCCCCGGGAAACGGGGAAATGGCCGTCGGGTGGTTGTGTGTTTCCACCTTCATGAGTGTGTGCATGAGGCGTTCCCCGCGTTCATACTTATGCGTGGCGCTATCCGGATGCCAGGTATCCACAAGCGCGCCTTCCATCACGGAAGCGTTGTCGGAGTAGGCGGACACTGTGCCCGCAGGGTTCAGCTTGTGCGTGTTTTTGATCATCTGGAACAGGGAGAGATCCTGCGCCTGGCCGTCGATGGTCCATTGGGCGTTGAAGATTTTATGGCGGCAATGCTCGCTGTTGGCCTGCGCGAACATCATCAGCTCAACGTCCGTGGGATTGCGTTTCAGCGACGTGAAAGCCTG from Candidatus Methylacidiphilales bacterium harbors:
- the purL gene encoding phosphoribosylformylglycinamidine synthase — translated: MMSPIVCFPGACALSDFRKQRLLAALRKVHADVLDLHAQYVHFVASTAPLNPVETKQITALLAYGEPADKAPDGELFLVIPRFGTISPWASKATDIAHNCGLGTVRRIERGIAYTISNKKTLDPQTRQELAAILHDRMTESVAASRDDARHLFDELPAKPLQTVDVLGAGHSALVEANRTLGLALAEDEIDYLVQAFTSLKRNPTDVELMMFAQANSEHCRHKIFNAQWTIDGQAQDLSLFQMIKNTHKLNPAGTVSAYSDNASVMEGALVDTWHPDSATHKYERGERLMHTLMKVETHNHPTAISPFPGASTGAGGEIRDEGATGRGAKPKVGLTGFTVSNLYLPNAVESWENAADTTKPHAQKKTGRYGQPDRISTPLQIMIDGPLGGAAFNNEFGRPVLGGYFRVYEQNVAGRVFGYHKPIMIAGGIGNITDLNTFKSEDLPEGTLLIQIGGPGMRIGMGGGAASSMTSGSNTAELDFDSVQRGNPEIQRRAQEVINACWTLNEKNPILSIHDVGAGGLSNAFPELVHGANRGACFHLRKVPLEESGLSPKEIWSNEAQERYVLAIPPESLELFQRICERERCPMSVVGTATKKLQLQLLEDAGPPAPHPVDMPMEVLLGKPPRMQRNATHIAEKFPPINLDGLELEKVAAAVLRHPTVGSKSFLITIGDRTVGGLSVRDPMVGPWQTPVADCAIAAMSYKGWRGEAMTISERTPLAVINAPASARMAIGEALTNIASAPIESLDKIKLSANWMAACGTPGEDAKLFDTVKTVGMEFCPALGISIPVGKDSLSMRTQWNDGKQAKEVTAPVSLIVSAFAPVKDVRRHLTPQLRVENGTLLILIDLGRGKNRLGASILAQVTQQIGNETPDADNATDLKQFFDAIQKLNTENKILAYHDRSDGGLFATVCEMSFAGHVGVSLSLDKIAVGSAPAQILPGLFSEELGAVIQIRESDRANVEQVLVKHGLADCSHEIGTLNKSDAVELYYAGAKLYAATRVELQRSWSEVSWRISRLRDNPVCADSEYNSLLDAADPGMCPHLSFDPAEDISAPYIAAGARPKVAILREQGVNSHLEMAYAFDKAGFEAHDVHMSDLIAGRASLADFKGFVACGGFSYGDVLGAGEGWAKTILFHPELSEMFSAFFHRADVFALGVCNGCQMMSSLASMIPGAEAWPKFTRNKSEKFEARLSFVEVAESPSLFFKGMAGTRAPIAVAHGEGYADFSQQGDIAKVKAAMRFIDSYGKATEIYPFNPNGSPQGLASVTTADGRFTVLMPHPERVFRTLQMSWHPDAWGEDSPWLRLFRNARAWVG